CCACCGGTCCGGTGATAATCGGCTGGTTGCCTCGGCCGACGGCTTGGAGCTGAAACTAACTTTCTTCATGCTCCGTACTCCAGAATGTCGTCGACCAGGGCGATCAACTCCCGTACGGCAGGATTGTCGGGGGCCGTCTCGAAGACGGTCTGACCCTGGCCGGCAGATTCGGCCAGTGCCACCCGCTGACAGATCGCGGTCTTGAGCACTGGGATCGGGTACTCGGCTAACGCCTCGACGACGTCCCTACCCAGTGCCGTATTTACGATTTTACGATTGATCGCAAATGCGGATTTCAGGGTCGGCTTATAGACGGAAGCCTCGCGAAGGAGGTCGACGATCTCCTTGGCTGCCCACACATCGTATGGGGACGGCTGCACTGGAATCAGGACAAGATCACTAGCCATAATGGCAGACCTGGCTACCTCATAGACTCGCGGTGGACCGTCGATCAGGACGAAGTCATATCCCTTGGCGAGCACCGGCAGTTCTTTATGGATGGATGCGCGCGGCAGTCCGGCGACCGGGAAAAGGGGCTCTCCCTTGCGCGACGCCGCCCAATCCAAGGCCGATCCCTGCGGGTCGGCATCCACAAGCAGGACGCATTTCTTGCGTCGGGCCAACGCGTCGGCGACATGCACGGCGAGAGTCGTTTTGCCGACGCCACCCTTCTGATTCAAGAACGCGATGATCATCCCTTATCCCCCTGAAATACGATTCTGCTGAATGACGATTCCACGATTAGCAGTATCTACGGGAACGGTCAAACACTCATTTGCGACGACACGATGAATCGTGTTTGCGAATTCCGACATCGTCGTATTCACGTCTGTGTGACCATCCGGATTCACGGATCGTCGTACTTACGATTCGTCGCATTTGCACGGTACAAAACTGCCTAAGCACTGCTTAGGGGAGATGTCTGACAGAATAAATGCATTTCCGATGATTCGAGAAATTCGAGCCAGTTCAGTCGCTTAACTTAGGTAAAGGTGTGTCAAAATGGAGCACAAACCGGCGCCAAATTGAAGGGGGTAATAGTGGTCTGACACGTCGGATGAGGGACGAGATTCGAAGCCTAACGA
This is a stretch of genomic DNA from Pirellulales bacterium. It encodes these proteins:
- the parA gene encoding ParA family partition ATPase yields the protein MIIAFLNQKGGVGKTTLAVHVADALARRKKCVLLVDADPQGSALDWAASRKGEPLFPVAGLPRASIHKELPVLAKGYDFVLIDGPPRVYEVARSAIMASDLVLIPVQPSPYDVWAAKEIVDLLREASVYKPTLKSAFAINRKIVNTALGRDVVEALAEYPIPVLKTAICQRVALAESAGQGQTVFETAPDNPAVRELIALVDDILEYGA